CTGATGATTTAGCAGCTGAAAAGCCTGTATATATATTATTGTCCTTCACTAACTATATTTGAATACTTTAAAAAAAATGTAAAACACCATTAATTTTTTAACACTACGAATCCTTTAAATTTCCCCACTCCAAATCATAATGACCAATGATCGTTTTTTGGATCGTTTTCTTTAAGGAGTAAAAATCATTTACTCTGGATGGGAGCTCAACATTCAATCATCTCCTTCCTTACCTTAAAGATGGCTTAAAAAAGGAAGAAGTTTTTTTATATTAATTATTGATTTTAGATAACTCGATAATGCCATAAGTGCCATAAAGGTAATGAATTTTTATACCTTTTATTTCAATGTCGTTTAGATAAGGAATTTTTCTTTGTTTTTACCCTATCTAAATCTTTCCCTTACAAGGGAAAGATTTCATAATGAGGCCTTAACTAAATGACATTGCTTTTATTTATTTTGGTTCAGGGGTGAATAACAAATTGCATAAATTCATATTTTCTTCCCCGCTTCCCTCATTGCTAAAGGGACGAGCCACTCAAGCTAACCACATTTTTACCGAATTATAAGAATAATAGTGAAAACGTGCAATTTGTTATACATGCTTGGTTCAGAGTACGTTTAATGGCTGTATCCCATTTTGCACTAAAATTGTTTAAACTGCCCGCTACCCTCATTCCCTAAAGAGCCTGTCAAGCTACGCTTGAGACGTCCCACCCTTTAACACTTAACTATTAGGATAATCCACTAAATTGGAAACTTAAAAATTATATAATATAGTGCAATTTTGGGATACACCCCATTTAATTTTTCAACTGTTTTTATAATACGGGTATGCTTGAGAAAACTTTTTTTCTTTAATTTCTATCCACCAAAGTCTGAAAGCCAAGGCAAATATAATAATTATCCCACCTGAAATAGCCCACCATCCTGGGTTTTCACCATATCCGATAAATACCCAAACCGGATTCAGTAGTGGTTCGAGCATAGCGATGAGTGAACTTTCGATGGCAGGTAAATACTTCTGACCATAAATGAAAAGAAAATAACCCATACCTAACTGCCCAAAACCCAAGATCATCAGATAGTTGTTTTCAATCATAGTTGGAAAAGGTGATTTGAAAAACCATGGTAAAGTGATCATACAGACCAAAATATTACCCAAAAAGACGGCTCCGGGTTGAAATTCCGGTTTATTCATTTTCTGAGTGACCAACAATCCGGTAAGGACAAGTCCACTTGCCAGGGCCAGCCAAATACCTAGCCAATTATCGGGTTTTGAAAATTGCTCTACGAAAAATAAAGCCATTCCAATAAAACATACTACTACAGTGAAAATATTTATTTTCTTGATCTTACTCCTAATCAGATATGGCTCCAGGATGAGTACGAATGCTGGAGCAGTATACTGAAGAAATATTGCATTGGCGGCTGTGGTAAGTTTTGTCGCTGTGACAAATGAAATCAACAAAGGTGCATAAAAAAAACAACTTATCAAGGACAATCTATTGAACTTAAAAAGGGATTTTCTGAATATCAAAAGAAAAATAACAGCTGCGTAAAGACTCCTGTAGAACAAAATAGTGAAAGCATCCTGTGGCAGCAATTTGATAAACAACCCACCTGTACTCCAAAGGATAGCAGCTACAATGGTAGCGAAAATTGCGTAAGTCCTTTTATTGTCCATCAAATCACACCACTGAACTGCTTTAAGAATCTGGCGTCATTTTCAAAAAGTTGTCTGATGTCCGTGATTTTAAACTGAAGCATAGCTTGTCTTTCTATACCCATACCAAAAGCAAATCCACTATATACTGTCGGATCAATACCGCAATTTCTTAAAACATTTGGATCGACCATACCACAACCCAAAATTTCAAGCCATCCTGTCCCTTTGGTAATTCTATAATCATCATCCGTCTTCAATCCCCAATAGACATCCATTTCAGCACTTGGTTCTGTAAAAGGAAAAAACGAAGGTCGAAGTCTGATATCTGTTTTTGGTCCATACATCTCTCGTGCAAAATACAAGAGAGTTTGTTTCATATCAGCAAAAGAGACACCTTTATCTATATATAATCCCTCTACCTGATGAAACTGACAGTGTGATCTGGATGAAATTGTTTCGTTCCTGTATACTCTGCCCGGCGCGATAATTCTGATCGGTGGCTTCTGAGTAGTCATAATTCTGGCCTGAACGGATGAAGTATGGGTGCGGAGCAATTCTATGGTTGAATCCTTCAAGTAAAACGTGTCCTGCATGTCTCTTGCCGGATGATCTTCAGGGGTATTCATAGCTGTAAAATTGTGCCAATCATCTTCTATTTCCCTTTCTTCAGCAATGGTGAATCCGATACGCTCAAAAATACCAATAATCCTGTTCATGACAATGGAAACCGGATGTCTGGAACCTGAAGAGAAGGGTTCACAAGGCGCTGTCATGTCAATATCAGTATTTTCATTGTCACCCATTACATTGCCCAGAGATGATTTCAATATCTCATATTTGTCTTCAGCTGACTGTTTGACATCGTTTAGTAATTGTCCAAACTCTTTCTTACGATCATTTTCTACATTTTTGATCTCGCCAAAAAGTGACTTTATTTCATTTTTTGAACCTAAATACTTTATTCGGAAGGATTCGAGATCATTCAGGTTTCCAACTTTTTCATTTTGTATATTGCTAAGGATTTCTCTCACTTTGGAAAATACATCTGCTGACATTTCGAAAATATTTTTAATCATTAAAGATGCAAAGGTAATGATTAGGTCTTAGAGTTGGGCAATTGGAGTTTATATTTTATCTTTGATTTCAAGAGCTTATTATCTTATTTTAGCAATTTTTACGGCAATGTTTGGCGAAAGTCAGAGTTGATAAAAAAATTTCAGGAGCCGCATCTGATAAACTTTATTCTATTTTGGATTTTACTCTTCCTGCTTACATTTCAAGTCGAAGGTATGAACCACTGGCCGCAAAGTGATGTGCGCTCAAGACAATTATATAACGCTGGACGTAATAAAATTTGCCACTTGGAGTCAACTGAAAAAAAATTTAAACATACTCTTATTTAGATATTTTTGAATACATGAGATAATAATCAGCTAAAACCATACTTTTGAGACTCAGAAATATTTTGGAATTTCATGCATTTACACTTTCAGGGAAAAGCAATAAAACTTCTTGAAATTACAGCTTTGGCTGGAGTGGTGCTATTGTTTTATGGATTTTTTTTCAACAGAGTGGCCAATAATTTAGGTTCGATTCTCATTGGAATTTATACCCTTGCTAAAATCAATGATAACAGGAAGCTTTTTCTTCAACCATGGATGTTATCTTTTATTTTTATCAGTGTTATACCACTTTTGAGCGATATCATCATGGAAGGATTTGAATTTTATAAGCACCGTGGCATAATGAAATTACTACTGATCCTTTATCCTGCGTTTTTTTTCTGCTTAAAACCTGACATTCAAGTCCTGCAAAGATTCATGCTTGGATTCATAATTCTCATGTTTTTTTCGTCCTGTTTCAGTCTGTTTTATTACTTTAAAGATTATGATGATATGTTCATCACATACAAGCAGTCGAGGGTGGTCCGAACGCTATCATTGGGAGATCATATCAGAATAAGTTGGGCTACAGTAGTGAGTTGTGTTATGGCGCTCTACTACATGGGAAGGTCTAAGTGATGCGATCAGGTTTTATTCTTTAAAGGCTGGTAAGGCCATCATAAATGAACATCCTTGGTTTGGAGTCGGATTCAGCAGGTTGCAAAACCAGACCAATGAATGGTTTAAAAAACAAATGCCACAAATTAGTAAAGAAAGTTACTTTCTGCCATCAAGTCAGATAGTCATCTATTGGGCTGCTGGTGGAGTCTTTTGCCTTCTGGTCTTTCTATTTCATCTTCTATATCCTTTTTTTGAAGTGAAGTTGAGAGGCAACAAGTGGTTTATGATGTTTTTTATACCTGCTGCCCTTAGTTTTACATACGAAACCCACCTTGAAGGACAATTACCCTTATTCTTTTATGGGTTTATTGTTTCTTTTTTCTGGTATCTTGGTTTAAAACCTAAAAATCTTAAATGAATTTCCTATTCCAGACCAAAATTACTGCAAAATAAGGCACTACGTTCATTTTTGACTTCGCACCATAGCGATGCTATGATTTGTCGTCAAAAATGCTTATTTTATTGTACTTTTGATCTTCATTACGGAACTCATTTTAGATATTTAGGTTAAAGATGATGATACCTCTAAAAGTATCCATGCTACTATGTAGAGAACAGTATATTCTACCCTGCCTTCGCGCGTTGACTGGCAGGCTCAATCCATCCTATAGAGCTACACTTGAGACGACCCACCCACTATCCTTCTTATTGATACGTAAATATGTTTTATATCACTTGCAATCATATCTTGATATTATCGTAAAAGTGAAATGTGTGGCAACCGGGCTCATTCACTGAGTACCAGTATATTCTCCGCGCAACCCTCATTCCCTTAAAGGGACGACCCACGCTAACAGTTAGAAAAATGTATCCCCTTCGGTAATGTCGTTTATTTTTGTCATTATCAAAAAAAGTGAAATGTGTTAAACACACAATCATGCGTTTTTCATGGTACTTATGCACAAAAAATGTAATTTCGCCCTTTGTAGTAGTTATAAATATATACAAATGAAAATAACGATAGCTCAACTCGATTATCACATAGGAAATTTTGAAGGTAATACTGCAAAAATGGTAGAAGCTATTCAGAAAGCTAAGGGCGCAGGTTCAGATATCGTTTGTTTCAGTGAGCTTGCTACCTGCGGTTATCCTCCCAGAGATTTTCTGGAATTCGATGATTTTATCAGGCTGTCAGATGAGTGCATTCAGACATTGTGCAGTCATGCTTACGATATTGCAGTGGTAGTGGGTGCACCTTCACACAATAAAAATCCGAAAGGCAAAAGTTTATTCAATTCGGTGTATTTTCTGGCCGAAGGAAAGGTTCAATTCACCCAGCACAAAACACTACTTCCTACTTATGATGTTTTTGACGAATACAGGTATTTTGAACCGGCAAATTCATGGGAGATCTTCGAATATAAAGGACGAAAAATAGCTTTGACTGTATGTGAAGATATATGGGATGTGGGAACGAATGACCCGTTGTATACTATCATTCCACTCGATGAAATGGTGAAATATAGTCCCGATTTTATCATCAATGTTTCAGCATCACCATTCAATTATGATCATGCAAAAACCAGAATTCATACTGTCAGAGCAAATGTACAACGATATGGCATCCCTATGTTTTATATTAATCATGTCGGTGCTCAGACAGAACTTATCTTTGATGGAGGCAGTATAGTGATGTCACCTGATGGCAGATTACATGATGAACTACCATATTTTGATGAATGTATAAGGCATTATGATTTGGAGGAGGTATTAATAAGTCAGAGATCTTCAGAACAACCGAAAGATAAAATAGCCCTGATACATGATGCTATTGTTGTGGGTATCAAGGATTATTTCAGGAAACTTGGTTTTAAGCAGGCAGTTTTGGGTTTGTCAGGTGGTATTGATTCAGCAGTTACTGCAGTATTGGCTGCAAGAGCATTAGGAAATCAAAATGTGAGAGTACTCCTTATGCCTTCTCAGTATTCTACGGGACATTCGGTAGATGATGCGATGGCACTTGTCAACAAACTTGATTTACCATATGATATCATAGCCATCAAGGATATTTATGACTCATTTATACAAAAACTGAGCCCTGTATTTGGGGATATGCCCTTCAATATTGCAGA
The sequence above is drawn from the Saprospiraceae bacterium genome and encodes:
- a CDS encoding O-antigen ligase family protein: MLWRSTTWEGLSDAIRFYSLKAGKAIINEHPWFGVGFSRLQNQTNEWFKKQMPQISKESYFLPSSQIVIYWAAGGVFCLLVFLFHLLYPFFEVKLRGNKWFMMFFIPAALSFTYETHLEGQLPLFFYGFIVSFFWYLGLKPKNLK
- a CDS encoding NAD+ synthase; the protein is MKITIAQLDYHIGNFEGNTAKMVEAIQKAKGAGSDIVCFSELATCGYPPRDFLEFDDFIRLSDECIQTLCSHAYDIAVVVGAPSHNKNPKGKSLFNSVYFLAEGKVQFTQHKTLLPTYDVFDEYRYFEPANSWEIFEYKGRKIALTVCEDIWDVGTNDPLYTIIPLDEMVKYSPDFIINVSASPFNYDHAKTRIHTVRANVQRYGIPMFYINHVGAQTELIFDGGSIVMSPDGRLHDELPYFDECIRHYDLEEVLISQRSSEQPKDKIALIHDAIVVGIKDYFRKLGFKQAVLGLSGGIDSAVTAVLAARALGNQNVRVLLMPSQYSTGHSVDDAMALVNKLDLPYDIIAIKDIYDSFIQKLSPVFGDMPFNIAEENIQARVRGILNMAVSNKFGHILLNTTNKSEMAVGYGTLYGDLCGGLSVIGDVYKTEVYELAAYINKDEEIIPVNSIIKPPSAELRPNQKDSDSLPEYDILDPILYQYIEKRQGPQDIIDMGYDAALVRRILRLVNINEFKRYQTAPVLRVSPKAFGMGRRMPIVGKYLN
- a CDS encoding EamA family transporter, with protein sequence MDNKRTYAIFATIVAAILWSTGGLFIKLLPQDAFTILFYRSLYAAVIFLLIFRKSLFKFNRLSLISCFFYAPLLISFVTATKLTTAANAIFLQYTAPAFVLILEPYLIRSKIKKINIFTVVVCFIGMALFFVEQFSKPDNWLGIWLALASGLVLTGLLVTQKMNKPEFQPGAVFLGNILVCMITLPWFFKSPFPTMIENNYLMILGFGQLGMGYFLFIYGQKYLPAIESSLIAMLEPLLNPVWVFIGYGENPGWWAISGGIIIIFALAFRLWWIEIKEKKFSQAYPYYKNS
- the pheS gene encoding phenylalanine--tRNA ligase subunit alpha; translated protein: MSADVFSKVREILSNIQNEKVGNLNDLESFRIKYLGSKNEIKSLFGEIKNVENDRKKEFGQLLNDVKQSAEDKYEILKSSLGNVMGDNENTDIDMTAPCEPFSSGSRHPVSIVMNRIIGIFERIGFTIAEEREIEDDWHNFTAMNTPEDHPARDMQDTFYLKDSTIELLRTHTSSVQARIMTTQKPPIRIIAPGRVYRNETISSRSHCQFHQVEGLYIDKGVSFADMKQTLLYFAREMYGPKTDIRLRPSFFPFTEPSAEMDVYWGLKTDDDYRITKGTGWLEILGCGMVDPNVLRNCGIDPTVYSGFAFGMGIERQAMLQFKITDIRQLFENDARFLKQFSGVI